In the genome of Mytilus edulis chromosome 3, xbMytEdul2.2, whole genome shotgun sequence, one region contains:
- the LOC139517599 gene encoding GPI mannosyltransferase 4-like, translated as MDPFYIALLFLRFLLVFIPQYGYIHPDEFFQTVEVISGDIFNIEVNKPWEYTVLPIRSVSLIYIFFGLPLKFLKLLGEFQPAVISPYWIIVIPRLVIASLSIVLDYTLCKLCKCFDLNEQLGLRLMAASYVMLTYMTRTFTNSIEAVLFAILLLLVFTDRTIQFYVKSRFEEEEKEIQENLQRVSMKDYRFKIRKPAEAKLHYTKSLTTTFYVKATLIGIVGMAGVFNRPTFAIMALFPALMYCEAKQEKITTHAVFVGAGATVSFIILTAVDTLYFGENFQELLSQCDKEKTSEFMCLFTTFLRWVVITPYNFLLYNMNPHNLAEHGIHPRYLHFIVNLPLLFGPLTVLIYKKLLHLSVLLWRQEKFHRSYLPFVMLFIPVILLSTFPHQEPRFLLPVLPLAVMIGIEQIQEKSKLKKLFVCSWLFFNITMTPIYGFLHQGGVIQSLLHIQKDLKSGTSLYNINDKFVYHRTYMPPHCLLLSKTSKSQILDIQGGNIQHFLKIVPKRLSKIKDFQENKNSSNIYVVTPSAFVDELRENGVKFTTVNVIYGHLTTEDPPNVATFSNSSMKHQDINIETIKEFLNQMTLHIIKVSYTEFFND; from the coding sequence GTGATATATTCAACATTGAAGTAAACAAGCCATGGGAATATACAGTACTTCCAATAAGGAGTGTCTCATTAATATACATCTTTTTTGGGTTGCCGCTGAAATTTTTGAAACTTCTTGGAGAATTTCAACCAGCAGTCATTTCTCCATACTGGATTATTGTTATACCTCGTTTAGTTATAGCATCTCTGAGTATTGTGTTAGATTATACTTTATGCAAACTTTGCAAGTGTTTTGATTTAAATGAGCAACTAGGATTAAGATTAATGGCAGCATCGTATGTTATGTTGACATACATGACAAGAACATTTACTAACAGTATTGAGGCAGTACTGTTTGCCATTTTATTACTCCTGGTGTTTACAGATAGAACTATTCAATTTTACGTTAAATCCAGATTTGAAGAGGAGGAAAAAGAGATTCAGGAAAATCTACAGCGAGTTTCAATGAAAGATTATcgctttaaaataagaaaaccTGCCGAAGCAAAATTACACTACACAAAGTCTTTAACAACAACATTTTATGTGAAGGCCACTTTAATTGGTATTGTAGGTATGGCTGGAGTGTTTAACAGACCTACATTTGCTATAATGGCTTTGTTTCCAGCTTTGATGTATTGCGAGGCTAAACAAGAAAAGATAACTACTCATGCAGTGTTTGTCGGAGCGGGAGCCACAGTTTCATTTATAATACTTACTGCAGTTGATACCCTGTATTTTGGTGAAAATTTCCAAGAGTTATTAAGCCAGTGTGATAAAGAGAAGACTTCTGAGTTCATGTGTTTGTTTACAACATTTCTTCGATGGGTGGTTATAACACCATATAATTTCCTGTTGTACAATATGAATCCACATAATTTAGCAGAACATGGTATTCATCCAAGATATCTTCATTTTATTGTCAATCTTCCTCTTTTATTTGGACCTCTAACTGTGCTCATTTATAAAAAACTTTTACATCTTTCAGTACTGTTATGGAGACAGGAGAAGTTTCAcaggagttatctcccatttgtAATGCTTTTTATACCAGTAATACTGTTATCAACATTTCCACATCAGGAACCTAGATTTTTGTTACCCGTTTTACCTCTAGCAGTTATGATTGGAATTGAACAAATTCAGGAAAAATCAAAGCTGAAGAAATTATTTGTATGTTCttggttattttttaatattactaTGACCCCAATATATGGATTTTTACATCAGGGTGGAGTAATTCAAAGTTTATTGCACATTCAAAAGGATTTAAAGTCTGGGACATCTTTGTATAATATAAACgataaatttgtttatcatcGAACATACATGCCACCACATTGCCTTCTGCTAAGCAAAACTTCAAAATCACAAATTCTTGATATACAAGGTGGtaatattcaacattttttaaaaatagtcCCTAAGAgattatctaaaataaaagattttcaggagAACAAAAATTCAAGTAACATTTATGTAGTTACTCCATCAGCTTTTGTAGATGAGTTGAGAGAAAATGGTGTAAAATTTACAACTGTAAATGTTATATATGGACATTTGACTACTGAAGATCCACCTAATGTAGCAACTTTTTCCAATAGTTCCATGAAACATCAAGACATTAATATAGAAACaataaaagaatttttaaatcAGATGACATTACATATAATTAAAGTGTCATATACAGAGTTTTTTAACGATTAA